The nucleotide sequence GGCTTATAGGACAAAATGTGTGTCCACGTTGGGGGCATCGGCGCAGGTCGATGCCCCTTTTTCAGCCGTTTAAATTCCGTGCCCGCTTTTAACCGCTCGGACAGAATGTGTGTCCGGTTGCCTATCGTTCCCGCAGGTAGATAACCTTTTCCGGAACCGTTAAATATCCTTTCGGAAGAGGTGCCCATGAAGGCCGTTTATTGCCCCTACTGCGGCGGTCGGACCAAGCGCAACGGCAGGACCTCATCGGGGTCCCAGCGGTGGAGGTGCACGGCCTGCGGCGCGTCGACGACGGTGAGGTACGACGACACGGCGACGAGGCTGGACGAGTTCCTCGGGTGGCTCCTCTCCAAGGACTCCCAGGCGGCGATGCCGGGCGGCGGGCGGTCCTTCAGGCGCAGGACGGCCGAGTTCTGGGAGGTCTGGCCGATGCCCGTCCCCGACGGCGAGCTGCACCGCGTGCTCCACGTCGACGGGATCTGGGTCGCGCGCGACCTCGTCGTGCTCATATGCTGCAGCGGCGAGAGGGTGGTCTCCTGGTACATGGCGAGGTCGGAGAACTCGAGGGCGTGGTCGGCCCTCATGTCGCCGATCCCGGCGCCCGAGGTGGTCGTCACCGACGGCGGGAGCGGGTTCGCCAAGGCCGTGCGCGAGACCTGGCCGCGCACCAGGGTCCAGAGGTGCACCTTCCACGCCTTCTCGCAGGTCAAGCGCTACACGACGACGCGGCCGAAGCTCCAGGCGGGGCGCGAGCTCTACCTCATCGCGCGCGACCTCATGGGCATCGAGACGCTGCACCAGGCCGAGCTCTGGGTCGAGCGCTACCTCGACTGGTGCGGGTTCTGGGCCGACTTCCTGGAGGACAGGACCGTGGTGGACGGCAGG is from Collinsella aerofaciens and encodes:
- a CDS encoding IS1249 family transposase, with the translated sequence MKAVYCPYCGGRTKRNGRTSSGSQRWRCTACGASTTVRYDDTATRLDEFLGWLLSKDSQAAMPGGGRSFRRRTAEFWEVWPMPVPDGELHRVLHVDGIWVARDLVVLICCSGERVVSWYMARSENSRAWSALMSPIPAPEVVVTDGGSGFAKAVRETWPRTRVQRCTFHAFSQVKRYTTTRPKLQAGRELYLIARDLMGIETLHQAELWVERYLDWCGFWADFLEDRTVVDGRRVYTHERLRRARSSLSSLVSAGTLFTYLDPALAKAGPLPSTNNMIEGGVNSQLRAVLRNHRGLTSVKRVKAVFWWCHAHSGDARTAREKLAAMPTDADIDFLFSVYSASPSREDGGPEWGDRAVWEDLHHRDPYPFWLD